One Deinococcus koreensis genomic region harbors:
- a CDS encoding helix-turn-helix domain-containing protein: MKLVTAIATAAWRSATLAWDKALKEAELIDETIVAVNKVSSNQWMQDCKQYYQYFSQLYIRQFSHQPYGVGSPPGTTIQRKKQTTRKAKKPARLLREVLGANSRLVKIGKDLSINDAAAKANIDWSYFAQIERGERSVGLDVMDALAQADGVLLFELLDPSFQKLNELEQ, encoded by the coding sequence TTGAAACTCGTCACGGCAATTGCAACAGCAGCATGGAGATCAGCGACGCTGGCTTGGGACAAGGCATTGAAAGAAGCGGAGTTGATTGACGAAACCATCGTGGCTGTAAACAAAGTGTCATCCAATCAATGGATGCAAGATTGCAAACAATACTACCAATACTTTTCCCAACTGTATATCAGGCAGTTTTCTCACCAGCCATATGGGGTGGGGAGCCCTCCAGGCACAACGATACAGAGGAAGAAGCAGACGACTAGGAAGGCCAAGAAGCCTGCCAGGCTCCTGCGCGAGGTTCTCGGCGCGAACTCGCGCCTAGTAAAGATTGGCAAGGACTTGTCCATCAACGATGCTGCTGCGAAGGCAAACATAGACTGGTCTTATTTTGCGCAGATAGAGCGTGGCGAGCGGAGCGTCGGCCTGGATGTCATGGATGCGCTCGCACAAGCAGACGGCGTACTACTATTTGAATTGCTGGATCCTAGCTTTCAAAAATTGAACGAGTTGGAACAGTGA
- a CDS encoding helix-turn-helix domain-containing protein yields MAKTQKDPTESRLTFGRRLREERQKRGMTLEDLAEASGITWSYIAQVEVGRRNISVDNMHLLAAGVGVALRELL; encoded by the coding sequence GTGGCGAAAACGCAGAAAGACCCCACCGAGTCGCGCTTGACGTTCGGGAGGCGCCTTCGGGAGGAGCGTCAGAAGCGGGGCATGACGCTGGAGGATCTGGCGGAGGCGAGCGGCATCACGTGGTCGTACATCGCTCAGGTCGAGGTCGGGCGGCGCAACATCTCGGTGGACAACATGCATCTCCTGGCAGCGGGCGTCGGTGTGGCTCTTAGGGAGCTGTTGTAG